AGAAGAAGTAAAGACTGAAGCATTTAACGTGGCAAGAGTAGTGAGAAATAATCTTTTGAATATCCCAGACAGAGTATCAGCATTACTGGCATCGATGAATGACACAGAGAAGATCCATGAGACGTTAACAGAAGAGATTACCAATGCCCTCGAAGAATTATCGAAAAATACATTTTAATGACTGCTGTTAATTTATATTCAAATAATTTAAAATTATTAAAGAAAATTAGTAGACGCCTTATAATAATAGGCTCAATAGCTATAAGCATCTCTATTTCTACAGCGTATGCAGGAATAATTGCAGTCATTATTCTAAGTTGTTTTGCTAAAGATGCAACTGATGTCTACTGCAAACGTTCTATTCTGACCGATGTGAAAGTAGCAAAATTTCAGCAGCAAATAACACTATGATTTATAGCAATAGCTTTTGTATAGGGCTGAAGCCAGATTCACCACTTAAAGTATCAGAGTGGGCAGATAAGAATCGTCAACTTTCAACGATAGCGTCATCAGAGCCAGGAAAATGGAGAACAGAGAGAACGCCATACCTCAGAGAAATAATGGATTCACTGTCGCCATCTTCATCGGCTGAAAAAGTAATATTCATGAAAGGAGCGCAGATAGGAGGAACAGAGGCAGGAAATAACTGGATCGGCTATATTATCGATCAAACACCAGTCCCTATGCTGGTAGTACAGCCAACAGTAGAAATGGGCAAGCGTTGGTCAAAGGGAAGATTTGCGCCGCTCATTGAAGATACATCATGTTTAAGGAGTAAAATAAAAGATCCAAGGTCGAGAGATTCAGGCAACACTGTACAAAGTAAGGAATTTCCGGGAGGAACGGTAGTAGTAACTGGAGCAAACAGTCCAGTGGGTCTGCGTTCAATGCCGGTAAAATATCTTTTTCTTGATGAAGTAGATGCATATCCAGGAGATCCAGTTTTACTCAGCATAGCCCGAACTAATACTTTTGCCCGTCGAAAGATTTTTTTGGTTTCAACACCAACGGTTCATGGAATAAGCAGAATAGAGAAGGAATTTGAGAGTTCAGACAAACGATACTTTTTTGTACCTTGTCCACATTGTGATCACTATCAGGTGCTGAAATGGCCACAGATAAAGTGGGAAGATAAAGAACCCTCAACAGCCCACTACGTTTGCATAGAGTGTAGGGGAGAAATAAAAAATCATCAGAAAACAGAGATGCTAGCTAGAGGTGAATGGAGAGCTACAGGGAAAGAAGGAAAAAAAGAGGCAAAAGAAGGGGCAAAAATAGGATTCCACCTTTCAAGCTTGTATAGCCCAGTAGGCTGGTATAGTTGGAAACAAGCAGTAGAAGATTATCTGCATAGTAAAGAAAATGAGCAATTATTAAAAGTTTGGATCAACACAACGCTGGGAGAAACCTGGGTAGATAAAGGAGAAGTACCAGACTGGAAGCAACTATTTGAGCGTCGAGAAAATTTTCCGATAGGTACGGTGCCAAAAGGTGGAAAAATAGTGTTAACGGCAGGGGTTGATGTACAAAAAGATCGTTTAGAGGCAGAGATTGTAGCATGGGGAAGAAACCGAGAAAGTTGGTCAATAGACTACCAGGTATTTGAAGGAGATCCGGGAGGGGAAGAAGTATGGGGAAAACTTTCGGAATTATTAAATCATCATTTTATCGGTGAAAATGGGCTTGAATACATGATAAGTATGATGGCGGTAGATGCAGGGTATGCAACGCAAGAGGTTTATAACTGGGTAAGAGGTCACCAAGGCTCTGGGAGAGTAATGGCAGTAAAAGGGGCAAACAAAGCGCTAGTGCCACTTAACAGCCCAAGTAGAGTAGATGTAACAGTTAGCGGACAAAAGCTAAAGAGAGGAATGAAGCTGTGGCCAGTTGGGGTATCGATATTGAAGTCCGAGCTTTTCCAATTACTTAATGTTTTAACAGAAGGGGCTCCGGGGTATTGTCATTTTCCAGAGTATCCACCTGAATATTTTAAGCAGCTAACCGCAGAGCAACTAATTACCAAGGTAGTAAAAGGGTATACCAAACAAGAATGGCAAAAGATAAGAGACCGAAATGAAGTACTAGATTGCAGAGTTTATGCAAGAGCAGCATCGATAGCACTGGGAATAGATAGATGGCCAGAGAGTAAATGGGAAAGTTTAGCAGGTGAAAAAGCTAAAAAGGCAAAAAGAGTGAGAAAAAGTAAGTGGCTGAGTGAGCAAAATGTATAGTGAAGAATACTTAGCACAAGTAGAAGAAGCGATAAAGAAGCTACAGAGCGGGGAAAGGGTTGTCTCAATTGCATATGGTGACCATGTAGTTCGGTATGGGGAAGTTCAAATAAAGGATTTATTGGAGCTCAGGCAACGAATCAAAGCAGAGTTAAAAGTTGCAGGTGTGAAGCCGAAGAGAAAGATTGTTATTGCAACTAGTAAAGGAGTTATATGAGAAGTTATATGATGGAAAATGAATACCCAGACTTTTTGGAGCATTTAAGGTATATTATAGCCACTGGTACACCAGGGATGCTTGTAAATGCAATAATAGACATTTCCCATTGGAATAAAAATGTAGATTTCAAATTAGCTAAAGAAGATGGTATAGCTGGCATCATTCATAAAGCAACGCAAGGGGTGAAGTACATAGATCCTGAGTATGCAAAAAGAAGAAAAGCCGCTGAAGAAGAGGAATTGCTTTGGGGAGCATACCATTTTGGTATCGGGGAAAAAAGCGGCAGAGACCAAGCTGATCATTTTTTAGAGACAATTGGCGATAGTTCAAGTATATTGCTAGCCCTCGACATTGAAGAAAATAAAGATGGAGAAAGTATAACACCAAAACAAGCTGAAGACTTTGTTAATCGGGTTTATGTAGTAACGGGACGTTTGCCGTTAATTTATGGAAATGCGTATTTTCTCAAGGATTTTTCCACTCCAACTTTAACTGAATGCTCACTATGGTTATCAAAATGGGGAGCAGAGCCAACACTACCAATAGGATGGAAAAAATGGACTTTATGGCAGTATACCGATGGTAAAACAGGTCCTAAACCAAATTCAGTAGAAGGCATAGGACCATGCGATAGGAACAAATTCAACGGGACATTGGAAGAGTTACAAGATTTTTGGATATCATGATGTTACTAAAAACCTTCAAACAATTATTCCGCAAACCAAAAATCAAGAGCTCAGCCTGGGATGCATCAGGTTCAGGAAGGAGATTATTGCACTTTCAACCAGAGTCAGGAAGTATAAATAGCTTACTTTCCCAGAGCCTTGAACACCTGCGTAGTCGTTCACGTGACATGGTAAGAAAGAACTCCTATGCAGCAAACATAATCGATACGATAGTGAGTAATTGCGTTGGGACAGGAATAAAACCGCAATCAAAAGCCAAGGATGCAGAGTTTCGGAAAAAAGTGCAAGAGTTATGGCTGAGATGGACAGATGAAGCAGACAGTAGCGGAGCAAGTGATTTTTATGGATTACAAGCTCTTGTATGTAGAAGCATGATAGAAGGAGGAGAATGTTTTGTAAGACTCCGAACAAGAAAACGAGAAGATGGTCTTTGTGTGCCGTTGCAATTACAAGTACTTGAGTCAGAGCATTTAGACAATAAGAGCAATCAAACCCTTGCCAACGGTAATGTAATTAGAAACGGCATTGAATTTAACCGACTTGGGCAAAGAGAAGCGTATTACCTATTTAGAGAACATCCAGGTGAAGGCTCGTTTGGCGAATCAGTGAGAGTGCCAGCAAATGATGTTTTACATATCTATAGACTACAGAGGCCCGGGCAGATTCGAGGAGTACCGTGGCTTTCTACAGTACTTTTAAAGCTCTATGAACTTGATCAATACGATGATGCAGAGCTGGTGAGAAAAAAGACTGCAGCGATGTTTGCAGGGTTTATTACGAGACTTGATCCTGAAGCAAACATCATGGGAGAAGGAGAAAGCAATGAGCAAGGAGTAGCATTATCGGGCTTAGAACCTGGAACTATGCAGCTTTTAGACCCTGGAGAAGATATAAAATTTTCCGAATCATCAGATGTAGGAGGAAGTTATGAAGCATTCATGAAGCAGCAACTGAGGGCAATAGCAGTAGGCATGGGAATAACTTACGAGCAGCTAACAGGAGATCTAAGTGGTGTCAATTATTCATCAATAAGAGCTGGGTTAATAGAGTTTCGTAGGAGGTGCGGAATGTTACAGCATAACATAATGGTATTTCAATTTTGCCGTCCGGTATGGGATAGGTGGTTAGAATTAGCAATACTATCTGGAGAACTGGACATAGGTGAAGAATGGGCAAAAGAAGCGGCGAAAGAGGTAAAATGGATAGCACAAGGATTTGATTGGGTAGATCCACTAAAAGACCAGCAAGCACAGCAAATGGCGGTAAGGAATGGGTTTAAGAGCAGGTCGGAGGTGGTTTCGGAACTTGGTTATGATATAGAGGAAATAGACCAGGAGATTGCTGAAGATCAAAGGCGTGCTAGTTCCTTGGGATTAGGTTTTGATTCTGACGTTACTACCAATCAAGAGATAATATGAAAAACCAAGCGATATGGCTGAATAAGCCGATGATGATAGAGCAAAGAAGTTTTGATTTATTGTCATTAAATGCAGGAAAGCAGCCGATTTTTAAAAACATAAAACATGCAGTAAGAAATAGTGAAAGGGGAATAAAAGTAATACCAATACATGGAATCTTGACGAAGAATTCAGAAGCTTTTGATGATGTGTTGGGGATGACATCGTATGAGAAGATACGTGAAGAGATAGAAGAAGCTTTAATAGATGAAGAAGTAGAAACAATAATTTTGGATATAGACAGCCCTGGAGGAGAAGTAAACGGTTTATTTGACCTTGCTGATTTTATCTACAGTGCAAGAGGAAAAAAGAGGATAATAGCGATAGCAAATGATGATGCATATTCTGCAGCGTATGCGATAGCGTCAAGTGCTGAAGAAGTATTGGTAACGAGAACATCAGGAGTAGGAAGCATAGGAGTAATAGCAAGTCATATAGATCAAAGTGGATTTGATGAAAAGCAAGGGATAAAATATACAACTGTTTTTGCTGGAAGTCGAAAGAACGATTTAAATCCGCATGAGCCAATAACATCAGAAAGTGTGGAAAGCTTACAAGAGGAAGTAGACCGCCTATATGAAATGCTTTCCCGTCTCATAGCAAGAAACAGAAATTTGTCCACGGAAAGAATCAAATCAACAGAAGCAGGGCTATATTTTGGCGAGAAAGCAATAGAGATTGGACTTGCTGATGAAGTAATAACATATTCTGAATTTATTAATAATCATAGAAGTAGGAGTTTTAGTATGACAAAAGAACAAGCAATAGATATTGATGATCTAATTGAGCAAGGAAGATGTTTAGGCTACGAGAACTGTCGTAGAGAAGTATTAGAGGTGATACGATTATGTAATTTATCAAAGATGCCAGAGAAGATAGGAGAATTTATCGAACAGAATGTAAATGCAAAACAAGCCCAAGAAATATTAATGTCGATACTAGCAGAGAGAACGAAGAAGACAGAGATACTGAGTACAATACCACAAAGTTCATCAGAAGATTTAATGATGCAGGTAGCTAAAGCCCGCATACAATCAGGTATTTAAGACATTCTAGTAGTTGCATATCTCATAACCGCGGAATATAGCAATAACAAACGCCGCGGTAAACAAATAGCTAAAACGCGCCACAACTATAACCGCGGCGTATAATCAATATAAACACAGCGGAATAAACAAAGGTAAAAAAGGGAGAAAAACATGACAAGTATAACAGAAGGAAATAATTTAGGCGATCTTCTAAAATATGAAGTGTCTAATCTATACTCAAGAGACCAAATAACAGTAGCAAAGGGGCAGAACCTAAAGCTTGGTACGGTTGTTGGTTGTGATAAAGATGATCTAATTAAAATTATAAATGCAACGGCCACAGACGGCACGCAAACAGCGATAGGTGTAATAACAAGTGATGTAAACGCAAAGGAAAACACCAAAGCGGTAATCATTACACGTATAGCAATGCTAGCTGATCATGCAGTTGTGTGGCCAGCAAATATAACAGAAGAGCAAAAAGCTGCAGCAATAAAACAACTTGACGCACGAGGCGTTATCATCCGCAAGGGAGTTTAACGAGCTACCAGACTCAGCAACTCACGAAGAGCAGAAAGCTGCAGCAATAAAGCAACTTGAAGCACGTGGCATAGTCATCCGCAAGGGAGTTTAACGAGCTACCAGACTCAGCAACTTACATAGAAACAACTTAAAACACACAGCATTAAAGGGAAAGGGGAAAGAATGCAAAATCCATTTACAAATCCAGCATTTAGTATGACGGAATTAACTAAAGCAATAAACATATTGCCGATAAATTATGGTCGAACAGAAAGCTTAAATTTATTTCCAAGTAGATCAGTAAGATTTCGACATATTACGATAGAAGAGCAAAACGGAGTATTGAGTTTATTACCAACGCAAGTTCCGGGAGCGCCTGCAACAGTGGGAAAACGTGGAAAACGAAAAATAAGAACATTTACGATACCACATATTCCCCATGATGACGTAGTGTTACCCGAGGAAGTGCAAGGGATAAGGGCATTTGGGTCAGAAAGCGAACTTACAGCACTGGCGAGTGTAGTAACAGATCACCTGGAATTGATGAGAAACAAACACGCGATAACGTTAGAACATTTGCGGATGGGTGCGTTGAAGGGAATCATTCTTGATGCAGATGGGTCAGAGTTATTAAACCTTTATAACGAATTTGAAATTACACCGAAAGTAGTAAATTTTGCGCTGGGAACAGCAACCACCGATGTAAAGCGTAAGTGTCTGGAAGTATTGAGGCATGTTGAGGACAACTTAAGTGGTGAATATATGACGGGGATTCATGCGCTGGTCAGTCCTGAGTTTTTCGATGCATTAACTTCTCATACCAAGGTAAAAGAAGCATACGAGAGATGGCAAGAAGGAGCAGCATTAAGGAACGACATGAAATCAGGATTTACGTTCTGTGGAATAACATTTGAGGAGTATAGAGGGCAAGCAACCGACCCTGAAGGAATTGTGAGAAGATTTATAGAAAAAGATACGGGACACTGTTTTCCACTTGGTACAGCAAGCACATTTACTACTTACTTTGCCCCAGCGGACTTCAATGAAACAGTAAATACACTAGGGCAACCGTTATATGCAAAACAAGAGCCAAGGAGATTTGATAGAGGGACTGACCTTCATACCCAATCAAACCCTTTGCCGATGTGTCACCGTCCGGGGATATCAGTAAAAATCATTGCAGCATAGAGGAGCCAAAAAGGAGAGAATGACTTCAATCAAACCCTCCTACCAATATAGCCACTTTCTTAGCGTGCTTCTTAAGTTACTATATAAAGGTAAGGTATGCAAGAAAAAATAAAAAGATTATTTAAAGATTGTTTTGCACACCTGGGAGAGCAAGCGTTGTATGAATCAAAGGATAAGTCATACATGGTGCAGATATTAAAGCAACAGCCAGATAAATTATACGGGATTGGTGAAGGACAATTTGTAGGAGAAATTTTGACTTTAGAAGTAAGTGTGTTTGATGTATTAAAGCCAATGGTGGGAGATACTTTTTCCATAGGTAGGTGTAGATACAGAGTACATTCACCGCCGCTCAGGGATAATTCGGGAATGATCTGGAAAATTCAAGCGTCAGGGGTGTAGATGCGTATTAACATCGAGGTGACCGGTAGTATTGAAAAGGTAATACAAAGTATAGATGCTGAAAGGAAAAAAGTGGAAAAAGCGACGATGAGGGCATTAAACAAAACAGCACTATGGGTAAGATCGCAAACTGTCAAACAAGTTAGCGAAGAAAAACAAATACCAAAAAAAGCAATGAGAAAAAAGTTAAGTGTGGATAAAGCAAATAGAAAGCGTTTGTGGTCGGTAGTAAAGCTCAGTTCCCAGTGGATAGGAGTAGCAAAACTTGGGAGTATAAAACAGACAAAAATAGGGGCAAAGGCAGGAAACCGTATGTATGAAGGAGCATTCATAGCGATAATGAAAAATGGTCATATAGGAATATTCAGAAGAAGGTATACCACGTCTTTGCCAATAGATGAAATTAAAATAAACACCCATGCTCGGGAAACAATGAAAGAGTTAGTTGATAATGAAGTAGAAAGAGTATTTGAGAAGTATTTCGACCATGAACTTAATTTTATTTTAAGAGGATCATAACGTATGTTTTGGAGAGATCTACATCAGAAGATTTGTAAAACGCTAAAAGAAGAAATCCCAGCAATACAGACATGTGAAGTGTATCCAACAATAAGAAAAGAATTATTAGCGCCAGCGTTATTTGTAGAGCTTGTGAGTTTAGAACCGGGAAAAGATCC
The window above is part of the Wolbachia endosymbiont (group A) of Bibio marci genome. Proteins encoded here:
- a CDS encoding phage tail protein, whose product is MRINIEVTGSIEKVIQSIDAERKKVEKATMRALNKTALWVRSQTVKQVSEEKQIPKKAMRKKLSVDKANRKRLWSVVKLSSQWIGVAKLGSIKQTKIGAKAGNRMYEGAFIAIMKNGHIGIFRRRYTTSLPIDEIKINTHARETMKELVDNEVERVFEKYFDHELNFILRGS
- a CDS encoding S49 family peptidase, whose product is MKNQAIWLNKPMMIEQRSFDLLSLNAGKQPIFKNIKHAVRNSERGIKVIPIHGILTKNSEAFDDVLGMTSYEKIREEIEEALIDEEVETIILDIDSPGGEVNGLFDLADFIYSARGKKRIIAIANDDAYSAAYAIASSAEEVLVTRTSGVGSIGVIASHIDQSGFDEKQGIKYTTVFAGSRKNDLNPHEPITSESVESLQEEVDRLYEMLSRLIARNRNLSTERIKSTEAGLYFGEKAIEIGLADEVITYSEFINNHRSRSFSMTKEQAIDIDDLIEQGRCLGYENCRREVLEVIRLCNLSKMPEKIGEFIEQNVNAKQAQEILMSILAERTKKTEILSTIPQSSSEDLMMQVAKARIQSGI
- a CDS encoding gpW family protein, whose translation is MYSEEYLAQVEEAIKKLQSGERVVSIAYGDHVVRYGEVQIKDLLELRQRIKAELKVAGVKPKRKIVIATSKGVI
- a CDS encoding glycoside hydrolase family 25 protein; the protein is MRSYMMENEYPDFLEHLRYIIATGTPGMLVNAIIDISHWNKNVDFKLAKEDGIAGIIHKATQGVKYIDPEYAKRRKAAEEEELLWGAYHFGIGEKSGRDQADHFLETIGDSSSILLALDIEENKDGESITPKQAEDFVNRVYVVTGRLPLIYGNAYFLKDFSTPTLTECSLWLSKWGAEPTLPIGWKKWTLWQYTDGKTGPKPNSVEGIGPCDRNKFNGTLEELQDFWIS
- a CDS encoding major capsid protein — translated: MQNPFTNPAFSMTELTKAINILPINYGRTESLNLFPSRSVRFRHITIEEQNGVLSLLPTQVPGAPATVGKRGKRKIRTFTIPHIPHDDVVLPEEVQGIRAFGSESELTALASVVTDHLELMRNKHAITLEHLRMGALKGIILDADGSELLNLYNEFEITPKVVNFALGTATTDVKRKCLEVLRHVEDNLSGEYMTGIHALVSPEFFDALTSHTKVKEAYERWQEGAALRNDMKSGFTFCGITFEEYRGQATDPEGIVRRFIEKDTGHCFPLGTASTFTTYFAPADFNETVNTLGQPLYAKQEPRRFDRGTDLHTQSNPLPMCHRPGISVKIIAA
- a CDS encoding head decoration protein, with product MTSITEGNNLGDLLKYEVSNLYSRDQITVAKGQNLKLGTVVGCDKDDLIKIINATATDGTQTAIGVITSDVNAKENTKAVIITRIAMLADHAVVWPANITEEQKAAAIKQLDARGVIIRKGV
- a CDS encoding phage terminase large subunit family protein; this encodes MIYSNSFCIGLKPDSPLKVSEWADKNRQLSTIASSEPGKWRTERTPYLREIMDSLSPSSSAEKVIFMKGAQIGGTEAGNNWIGYIIDQTPVPMLVVQPTVEMGKRWSKGRFAPLIEDTSCLRSKIKDPRSRDSGNTVQSKEFPGGTVVVTGANSPVGLRSMPVKYLFLDEVDAYPGDPVLLSIARTNTFARRKIFLVSTPTVHGISRIEKEFESSDKRYFFVPCPHCDHYQVLKWPQIKWEDKEPSTAHYVCIECRGEIKNHQKTEMLARGEWRATGKEGKKEAKEGAKIGFHLSSLYSPVGWYSWKQAVEDYLHSKENEQLLKVWINTTLGETWVDKGEVPDWKQLFERRENFPIGTVPKGGKIVLTAGVDVQKDRLEAEIVAWGRNRESWSIDYQVFEGDPGGEEVWGKLSELLNHHFIGENGLEYMISMMAVDAGYATQEVYNWVRGHQGSGRVMAVKGANKALVPLNSPSRVDVTVSGQKLKRGMKLWPVGVSILKSELFQLLNVLTEGAPGYCHFPEYPPEYFKQLTAEQLITKVVKGYTKQEWQKIRDRNEVLDCRVYARAASIALGIDRWPESKWESLAGEKAKKAKRVRKSKWLSEQNV
- a CDS encoding phage portal protein encodes the protein MLLKTFKQLFRKPKIKSSAWDASGSGRRLLHFQPESGSINSLLSQSLEHLRSRSRDMVRKNSYAANIIDTIVSNCVGTGIKPQSKAKDAEFRKKVQELWLRWTDEADSSGASDFYGLQALVCRSMIEGGECFVRLRTRKREDGLCVPLQLQVLESEHLDNKSNQTLANGNVIRNGIEFNRLGQREAYYLFREHPGEGSFGESVRVPANDVLHIYRLQRPGQIRGVPWLSTVLLKLYELDQYDDAELVRKKTAAMFAGFITRLDPEANIMGEGESNEQGVALSGLEPGTMQLLDPGEDIKFSESSDVGGSYEAFMKQQLRAIAVGMGITYEQLTGDLSGVNYSSIRAGLIEFRRRCGMLQHNIMVFQFCRPVWDRWLELAILSGELDIGEEWAKEAAKEVKWIAQGFDWVDPLKDQQAQQMAVRNGFKSRSEVVSELGYDIEEIDQEIAEDQRRASSLGLGFDSDVTTNQEII